A region of Chitinophaga horti DNA encodes the following proteins:
- a CDS encoding aminopeptidase C yields MKKWIISAAVLCTSAAFAQTKTNKEGSKYEFTTIKNLEATAVQNQGQTGTCWSFSGLSFFESEVLKAGKVKNANLNLSEMFVVRNMYPLKAENYVRMHGKTNFAEGGGFPDDLLCLKNYGLVPQSVYDGNRTKTYNHAEMVTLLEGMVKPLGDAKAVNPAWRKAFDGVLDAYMGTAPEKFEYEGKTYTPQSFAKHLGLNADDYVVISSFTHHPFYKQFVLEVPDNWNWESVYNVPLDEFTKIAENAVTNGYSIAWAADVSEKTFNFRDGLAIIPEKEMADMTQEERSTLYTVPGKEKVITQEMRQLAFDNYETQDDHGMHITGLVKDQKGGKYFIVKNSWGTENPCGGYFYASMPYFAYKTTCYMVNKKAIPSDIAKKMGIK; encoded by the coding sequence ATGAAGAAATGGATCATATCTGCGGCGGTGCTCTGCACCTCTGCGGCATTTGCCCAAACCAAAACCAACAAAGAAGGTAGCAAGTACGAGTTCACTACCATTAAAAATCTTGAAGCCACCGCTGTTCAAAACCAGGGTCAAACCGGTACCTGCTGGTCTTTTTCCGGACTTTCCTTTTTCGAATCTGAAGTATTAAAGGCGGGTAAAGTAAAAAATGCCAACCTGAACCTGAGCGAGATGTTCGTGGTTCGTAACATGTATCCTTTAAAAGCAGAAAACTACGTGCGCATGCACGGTAAAACCAATTTCGCCGAAGGCGGTGGTTTCCCCGATGACCTGCTTTGCCTTAAAAATTACGGCCTGGTACCCCAGAGCGTATACGACGGTAATCGCACAAAAACATATAACCATGCCGAAATGGTAACCCTGCTCGAAGGCATGGTAAAACCACTTGGCGATGCGAAAGCTGTTAATCCGGCCTGGCGAAAAGCTTTCGACGGAGTATTAGACGCCTATATGGGCACCGCTCCCGAGAAGTTTGAATACGAAGGCAAAACCTATACGCCGCAATCTTTCGCAAAGCATCTTGGTCTGAATGCAGATGATTATGTCGTGATTTCTTCTTTCACGCACCATCCGTTCTACAAACAGTTCGTATTGGAAGTTCCTGATAACTGGAACTGGGAAAGCGTTTATAACGTTCCTTTAGACGAGTTTACAAAAATCGCCGAGAATGCGGTGACAAATGGCTATTCCATCGCCTGGGCTGCTGACGTAAGCGAAAAAACATTCAACTTCCGCGACGGCCTGGCCATCATCCCTGAAAAAGAAATGGCAGACATGACGCAGGAAGAGCGTTCCACCCTGTACACCGTTCCAGGTAAAGAAAAAGTAATTACCCAGGAGATGCGCCAACTGGCTTTCGATAACTACGAAACGCAGGATGACCACGGTATGCACATCACCGGCCTGGTGAAAGACCAGAAAGGCGGTAAATACTTTATCGTGAAAAACTCCTGGGGTACCGAAAATCCTTGCGGCGGTTACTTCTACGCTTCTATGCCTTACTTTGCCTACAAAACCACCTGCTACATGGTGAACAAAAAAGCGATTCCTTCGGATATTGCTAAGAAGATGGGCATCAAATAA
- a CDS encoding L-threonylcarbamoyladenylate synthase — protein sequence MLLELHPQNPNPRHLKTIIECLKDGGVIIYPTDTVYGMGCDIFQHKAVERICRIKQIDPKKAQFSFICYDLSHLSDYTKSVDTPIFRVLKKALPGPYTFILNASREVPKMLKTKRDTVGIRVPDNNICRTIVKELGNPVMSTSLPIDEYVEEYTDPEIIHDKFGKLVDIVVDGGPGGMHFSTVIDCTSGEPELIREGVGSYDAVL from the coding sequence ATGTTATTAGAGCTACATCCGCAGAATCCGAATCCCAGGCATCTTAAAACTATTATTGAGTGTTTAAAAGATGGCGGGGTGATTATTTACCCAACCGATACGGTTTATGGGATGGGCTGCGACATTTTTCAACATAAAGCTGTGGAACGCATCTGTCGCATCAAGCAGATTGATCCTAAAAAAGCGCAGTTCTCTTTTATCTGTTATGACCTCAGTCATCTTTCCGATTATACGAAAAGTGTGGATACGCCCATCTTTCGTGTGTTGAAAAAAGCGCTTCCCGGTCCTTACACATTTATTCTGAACGCCAGCCGCGAAGTGCCTAAGATGCTCAAAACCAAGCGCGATACCGTCGGTATTCGTGTGCCTGACAATAACATTTGTCGCACGATCGTTAAGGAGCTAGGCAACCCGGTGATGAGTACCTCGTTACCCATCGACGAATATGTAGAAGAATATACCGACCCGGAGATCATTCACGACAAATTCGGCAAACTGGTGGATATTGTGGTAGACGGCGGGCCGGGCGGCATGCACTTTTCCACCGTCATAGATTGCACCAGCGGTGAACCAGAGCTGATACGCGAAGGCGTTGGCAGTTACGATGCAGTACTTTAA
- the mtgA gene encoding monofunctional biosynthetic peptidoglycan transglycosylase, producing the protein MKTKGIFPRIWRKLKIVLLVLFVAHLVYIVILKWINPPTTLTMIGSRISLIGSGKSFKRDWVDFDEISANAKLAVISSEDQLFPDHEGFDYKSIEKAMEQNKKGKRRRGASTISQQVAKNVFLWQGGGWFRKGLEVYFTFMIEKIWGKKRILEVYLNVAEMGEGIFGIEAAAQTYYNKQALMLNREEAAMIAACLPNPITHTVVPPARITVWRQKRILQQMRNLAPDPDIKEMLKVEKTTKPDKKPGA; encoded by the coding sequence ATGAAGACTAAAGGAATTTTTCCCAGGATCTGGCGCAAACTCAAAATCGTACTGTTAGTTCTGTTTGTGGCACACCTGGTTTATATAGTGATATTGAAATGGATCAATCCGCCTACAACTTTAACAATGATCGGCAGTCGCATCAGCCTCATCGGTTCCGGTAAAAGTTTTAAGCGGGATTGGGTCGATTTTGACGAGATCTCCGCAAACGCAAAACTGGCTGTTATATCCAGCGAAGATCAATTATTCCCCGATCATGAGGGATTTGATTATAAATCCATTGAAAAAGCGATGGAGCAGAATAAGAAGGGTAAACGGAGACGCGGGGCCAGTACCATCAGCCAGCAGGTTGCCAAAAACGTATTTCTTTGGCAGGGTGGTGGTTGGTTCCGGAAAGGCCTGGAGGTATATTTTACTTTTATGATCGAAAAGATATGGGGCAAGAAACGGATTCTGGAAGTGTACCTGAACGTAGCAGAAATGGGCGAGGGTATCTTTGGGATTGAGGCCGCTGCACAAACCTACTATAACAAACAAGCTCTGATGCTGAACCGCGAAGAAGCTGCGATGATTGCCGCCTGTCTGCCCAACCCGATCACGCATACCGTTGTTCCTCCCGCCCGCATCACCGTCTGGCGGCAAAAACGCATCCTGCAGCAAATGCGTAATCTCGCACCCGATCCTGATATCAAAGAAATGCTTAAAGTAGAAAAGACGACTAAACCAGATAAAAAGCCCGGAGCATAA
- a CDS encoding ATP-binding protein — translation MKKVVVIGPESTGKSTLSDMLARHYNTVWVPEFARGYIDNLPRPYEKDDLLRIAQGQLATEDKLAADVSDVLICDTDLHVIKVWSEAKYGDCDPKIMQLIAARSYDLYLLTYIDIEWEHDPQREHPEPEERKYFYQVYRDIVINSGVPWVDICGGYDERLQKAIKAVDKVIFDRA, via the coding sequence TTGAAAAAAGTAGTCGTAATTGGGCCGGAGTCTACCGGGAAAAGTACACTGAGCGACATGCTCGCCAGGCATTACAACACAGTTTGGGTGCCGGAATTTGCGCGCGGCTATATCGATAATTTGCCCAGGCCTTACGAAAAGGATGACCTGTTGCGAATTGCCCAAGGTCAGTTGGCGACGGAAGATAAACTCGCCGCAGACGTCAGCGACGTGTTAATTTGTGACACAGACCTCCACGTAATCAAGGTGTGGAGTGAGGCGAAGTATGGCGACTGCGATCCGAAAATCATGCAGCTGATTGCCGCACGCTCTTACGACTTGTACTTACTCACTTACATCGACATTGAGTGGGAGCATGATCCGCAACGCGAACATCCCGAGCCGGAAGAGCGTAAATACTTTTACCAGGTGTATCGCGACATTGTCATCAATTCTGGTGTTCCCTGGGTAGATATTTGCGGAGGTTATGACGAAAGGCTGCAAAAGGCCATTAAGGCGGTTGACAAGGTTATCTTTGACCGAGCATAA
- the pnuC gene encoding nicotinamide riboside transporter PnuC, with protein sequence MEQIYIELIKGFQAMTWLEGIAVVFGVLSVLFSKQNHIGVYPTGIVSTGIYIYLFINAALYAEASLNAYYLVMSLYGWFLWTRKDAQQHERNISRINQRELYIAVTISGLGWLVIWSVLKHFTDSTTPVLDAFVSSTAWAGMWLLAKRKVENWIFLNISNFVAVPLLFYKHLALTGLLTIFLFIIAVMGYFQWLRIYRQSLKTTS encoded by the coding sequence ATGGAACAAATCTATATAGAACTGATCAAAGGCTTTCAGGCGATGACCTGGCTGGAAGGAATCGCGGTGGTATTCGGCGTGCTGAGTGTATTATTCTCGAAGCAAAACCACATCGGCGTTTATCCGACGGGGATTGTAAGTACAGGAATTTACATCTACCTGTTTATTAATGCCGCACTGTATGCGGAAGCATCACTCAACGCATATTATCTCGTGATGAGCCTGTACGGCTGGTTCCTGTGGACGCGGAAGGACGCGCAACAGCATGAACGAAACATCAGCAGAATCAACCAGAGAGAATTGTACATCGCGGTAACTATTTCCGGTTTAGGTTGGCTGGTGATTTGGTCGGTTTTAAAACATTTCACCGATTCAACTACGCCGGTGCTGGATGCATTTGTATCATCCACGGCGTGGGCTGGCATGTGGCTGCTCGCGAAACGCAAGGTGGAGAACTGGATTTTCCTGAATATCTCCAACTTTGTGGCCGTACCTTTGCTGTTCTATAAACATCTTGCCTTAACGGGGCTGCTTACTATTTTCCTGTTCATCATTGCGGTAATGGGGTATTTCCAGTGGCTGCGTATTTACAGGCAGTCGTTAAAAACCACCTCTTGA
- a CDS encoding PNGase F N-terminal domain-containing protein, whose protein sequence is MIRFMSATLAVLCFAQLPSFAQKNSEPKKNNAAKEAVITYASKSNGREMQGNPVRIFIKNDKVAFSQTGGRERQYLDYSQKSSLQLLTLDDGTYLLKKPFSANPEVTLLPETDTILGYPVKKAKFVLRSNTIEVWYTTALAIKGAPGISSAPQLGLVLKAVRNGNSETYAKEITFRPVTEQELSWPGKAEVVDEPTYQANIIRSRYRTINIFTQEQLSFGNPINNPQGDKLNETYHYSGGTIVLKKVQLPKMRRGQNLFIELTQYSNGDAYDRTGSVFVIPTDKKESFLTGLRDGAKALPSFTASNGKTYQGVVATDTYQPPLEIMRFFTPFGVRHYNKQVQIKGYPWADSVIYKQDITELSPSLEGEVWIGVFIGNYDKGGHKVSLDFKYYPGFDGDRPEAQHTAWINPIFNTTNVMEMTGQEYGTIFEKDSLTVTVDIPEGVSNLKMRYITTGHGGWGGGDEFNPKLNEIFVDEQRVYHFIPWRTDCAVYRLSNPASGNFGTGLSSSDLSRSNWCPGTLTLPVDVPLPDLKPGKHTFKVAIPLGKPEGGSFSAWNVSGTLIGDKK, encoded by the coding sequence ATGATACGATTTATGTCGGCGACCCTGGCGGTGTTGTGTTTTGCACAACTCCCGTCGTTCGCCCAGAAAAACAGTGAACCGAAGAAAAACAACGCGGCAAAAGAAGCTGTAATCACTTACGCATCTAAAAGCAACGGCCGCGAAATGCAGGGCAACCCCGTGCGGATTTTTATCAAAAATGACAAAGTTGCTTTTTCCCAAACAGGCGGCCGCGAGCGACAGTACCTCGACTATAGCCAGAAATCCAGCCTGCAGCTTCTCACACTCGACGACGGAACGTATCTGCTTAAAAAGCCCTTCTCCGCCAACCCGGAAGTAACGCTGCTGCCGGAAACTGACACGATATTAGGCTACCCGGTGAAGAAGGCAAAATTTGTATTGCGGTCAAACACCATAGAGGTATGGTATACTACAGCACTTGCGATCAAAGGTGCGCCCGGCATCAGTTCGGCGCCTCAGTTAGGCCTTGTACTGAAAGCTGTGCGTAACGGAAACTCCGAAACGTACGCGAAGGAAATCACTTTCAGGCCTGTCACCGAGCAGGAACTTTCGTGGCCGGGGAAAGCCGAGGTGGTAGATGAGCCGACTTACCAGGCGAACATTATCCGCAGCAGGTATAGGACCATCAATATTTTCACGCAGGAGCAATTGAGCTTCGGCAATCCGATCAATAATCCGCAAGGAGATAAACTGAACGAAACGTATCATTATTCCGGTGGCACCATCGTGCTTAAAAAAGTGCAATTACCTAAAATGCGTCGCGGACAAAACCTGTTTATCGAACTTACGCAATACTCTAACGGTGACGCATATGATCGTACAGGATCTGTTTTCGTTATCCCAACCGATAAAAAGGAAAGTTTTCTCACCGGTTTACGCGACGGCGCAAAGGCGCTTCCTTCTTTTACTGCCAGCAATGGTAAAACCTACCAGGGCGTTGTTGCCACGGACACCTATCAGCCACCGTTAGAAATAATGCGCTTTTTCACTCCTTTCGGCGTGCGGCATTACAACAAACAGGTGCAGATCAAAGGCTATCCCTGGGCCGATTCAGTGATTTATAAACAAGACATCACGGAGCTCTCGCCGAGTTTGGAAGGCGAAGTTTGGATCGGTGTGTTCATCGGCAACTACGATAAAGGCGGTCATAAAGTAAGTCTCGACTTTAAATACTATCCTGGTTTCGATGGCGATCGGCCTGAAGCGCAACATACAGCGTGGATCAACCCGATCTTTAACACGACTAATGTAATGGAGATGACGGGGCAGGAATATGGGACGATATTCGAGAAAGATTCGTTGACAGTTACAGTGGATATTCCTGAAGGCGTAAGCAACCTGAAGATGCGTTATATCACAACCGGCCACGGTGGCTGGGGAGGCGGCGATGAATTTAATCCGAAACTGAATGAGATCTTTGTGGACGAGCAGCGTGTTTATCACTTCATTCCATGGCGCACCGATTGCGCGGTGTACCGCCTTAGCAATCCAGCATCAGGGAATTTTGGCACCGGGCTTAGCTCTTCGGACTTAAGCCGCTCCAACTGGTGCCCGGGCACACTCACATTACCGGTGGATGTTCCACTGCCGGACCTGAAACCCGGCAAACATACGTTCAAGGTAGCTATCCCGCTCGGCAAACCTGAAGGAGGCAGCTTTAGTGCGTGGAACGTATCCGGAACGCTGATAGGCGACAAAAAATAA
- a CDS encoding NifU family protein: MIKTGNPIISIYTEMTPNPETMKFVVNKLLYPNKSIDFPDAASTKASPLAAELFTFPFIRGVFICSNFVTLTKTPDTDWSDVIPSIKAFLKEYLEDNRGVINEEEIEQPVLSTDDNDIVTRIKELLENYVKPAVEMDGGAIQFKDYHDGVVTLMLQGSCSGCPSSMITLKSGIEGMMKRMIPEVKEVVAEAE, translated from the coding sequence ATGATTAAGACAGGAAATCCAATCATCAGCATTTATACGGAAATGACGCCTAACCCTGAAACGATGAAGTTTGTGGTTAACAAGCTGTTATATCCGAACAAATCTATCGATTTCCCGGATGCGGCCAGTACTAAGGCATCTCCGCTTGCAGCTGAATTGTTTACATTCCCCTTTATTCGCGGTGTATTTATCTGCAGCAACTTCGTGACCCTGACCAAAACGCCGGATACTGACTGGAGTGATGTAATTCCCTCCATCAAAGCTTTTCTGAAAGAATACCTGGAAGATAACCGTGGCGTTATCAATGAGGAAGAAATAGAGCAGCCTGTATTGAGCACCGACGATAACGATATCGTGACCCGTATCAAGGAACTGTTGGAGAACTACGTGAAACCGGCGGTTGAAATGGACGGTGGCGCTATCCAGTTCAAAGATTACCACGACGGTGTTGTTACGCTCATGCTCCAAGGCTCTTGCTCTGGCTGCCCGTCTTCCATGATCACCCTAAAGTCAGGCATCGAAGGTATGATGAAGCGCATGATCCCGGAAGTGAAAGAAGTAGTAGCAGAAGCTGAATAA
- a CDS encoding methylglyoxal synthase translates to MQQIKTLHARKRIALIAHDHKKAEMIEWAVYNKTVLTRHELYATGTTGKLIEEALDVPVRKLMSGPLGGDQQIGAMVAEGKIDVIIFFWDPMEALPHDPDIKALLRLGVVWNIPMASNRASADFLMTSPLMHQEHEVKIPDYTVYVGRQV, encoded by the coding sequence ATGCAACAGATCAAGACACTACATGCCCGTAAACGGATCGCGTTGATTGCGCATGACCACAAAAAGGCTGAAATGATAGAGTGGGCGGTATATAACAAAACCGTACTCACGCGTCACGAGTTATATGCTACCGGTACCACAGGCAAGCTGATAGAGGAGGCGCTGGATGTGCCTGTCCGCAAGTTGATGAGCGGCCCGCTCGGCGGTGATCAACAGATCGGAGCAATGGTTGCTGAAGGCAAAATTGACGTTATCATCTTCTTCTGGGATCCTATGGAGGCCTTGCCGCACGACCCGGACATCAAGGCGTTGCTCAGGCTTGGCGTCGTTTGGAATATTCCAATGGCCTCCAATCGCGCTTCCGCAGACTTCCTGATGACGTCACCGCTCATGCACCAGGAGCACGAGGTGAAGATCCCGGATTATACGGTCTACGTCGGACGTCAGGTCTAG
- the recA gene encoding recombinase RecA: MSTANAEKLKALRLTMDKIEKDFGKGSVMMMGEKGTDPMEVISTGSLGLDIALGIGGFPKGRIIEIYGPESSGKTTVAIHTIAEAQKKGGICAIIDAEHAFDSSYAQRLGVDVDSLLISQPDHGEQALEIADRLILSGAVDVVVIDSVAALVPKGELEGEMGESKMGLQARLMSQALRKLTATISKTNCCCIFINQLREKIGVMFGNPETTTGGNALKFYASVRLDIRRMSQIKDGDEAVGNRVKVKVVKNKVAPPFRQAEFDIIFGMGISKVGELIDMGVEFGIVQKSGSWFSYDSNKLGQGRDAVKQLLADNPELAAEIEGKIKAKLLEQQQAANA; encoded by the coding sequence ATGTCAACAGCCAATGCAGAAAAATTGAAGGCGCTTCGCCTTACAATGGACAAAATAGAAAAGGATTTCGGTAAGGGTTCCGTTATGATGATGGGCGAGAAAGGTACCGATCCAATGGAGGTGATCTCAACAGGATCTCTCGGTTTGGACATTGCCCTCGGCATTGGCGGTTTCCCTAAAGGAAGGATCATTGAAATATACGGCCCAGAGTCTTCCGGTAAAACAACTGTGGCGATTCATACGATAGCCGAAGCACAAAAGAAAGGTGGCATTTGCGCCATCATCGATGCCGAGCACGCCTTTGACAGCAGTTATGCACAGCGTTTAGGCGTTGATGTGGACTCACTGCTGATTTCGCAACCGGATCACGGTGAGCAGGCCCTCGAAATCGCTGACCGCCTGATTCTTTCCGGCGCGGTGGATGTAGTGGTGATTGACTCCGTAGCCGCCCTGGTACCTAAAGGTGAGCTGGAAGGTGAAATGGGTGAAAGCAAGATGGGTCTGCAGGCACGTTTGATGTCTCAGGCACTTCGTAAGCTGACCGCAACCATTTCCAAAACGAACTGTTGCTGTATCTTCATCAACCAGCTTCGTGAGAAGATCGGTGTGATGTTCGGTAACCCGGAAACAACGACCGGTGGTAACGCACTGAAGTTTTATGCTTCCGTTCGTCTTGACATTCGCCGTATGAGCCAGATTAAGGATGGCGACGAGGCTGTGGGTAACCGCGTGAAAGTGAAAGTGGTAAAAAACAAAGTGGCACCTCCGTTCCGCCAGGCAGAGTTTGATATCATATTCGGTATGGGCATTTCCAAAGTCGGTGAGTTGATCGATATGGGTGTTGAGTTCGGTATTGTGCAGAAGAGCGGTAGCTGGTTTAGCTACGACAGCAACAAACTGGGTCAGGGCCGCGATGCGGTTAAGCAATTACTGGCTGACAATCCGGAGCTGGCTGCGGAAATAGAAGGAAAGATCAAAGCGAAGTTGCTGGAACAGCAACAAGCGGCAAACGCTTAA